One stretch of Methyloversatilis sp. RAC08 DNA includes these proteins:
- a CDS encoding ZIP family metal transporter — MDSPPAPVPNPETRVDAPASRLRIDPTLQFMLMIGVAVLAAALAYALSSPRNPLAWQWGVLAGLAGFGATAIGAAPALGLRSLGQRGEDILLGFGAGMMLAASSFSLILPGLDAGESLTGSRALGAAVVVTGMAIGVWLMMVLDALTPHEHAHCGTCGPETRMGRVWLFVNAIALHNLPEGMAMGVSFAQADMSVGLPLSTAIAIQDIPEGLAVAVALRGVGMSPWKAVGIAALSGFMEPLGALIGLGLSSSFELFYPGGLGLAAGAMIFVVSHEVIPETHRNGHQRAATLGLMAGFMVMMVLDTTLG, encoded by the coding sequence ATGGATTCGCCTCCCGCCCCCGTCCCCAACCCCGAAACCCGGGTCGATGCTCCGGCATCGCGCCTGCGCATCGACCCGACGTTGCAGTTCATGCTGATGATCGGTGTCGCGGTGCTGGCAGCCGCGCTCGCCTATGCGCTCAGCAGCCCGCGCAATCCGCTCGCCTGGCAGTGGGGCGTACTGGCCGGCCTCGCCGGCTTCGGCGCAACCGCGATCGGTGCGGCACCGGCCCTGGGTCTTCGTTCGCTCGGTCAGCGGGGTGAGGACATCCTGCTCGGCTTCGGCGCCGGCATGATGCTGGCGGCTTCGTCGTTCTCGCTCATCCTGCCCGGGCTGGACGCGGGCGAGTCGCTGACCGGATCGCGCGCGCTGGGTGCGGCGGTGGTCGTCACCGGCATGGCGATCGGCGTCTGGCTGATGATGGTGCTCGACGCGCTGACGCCGCATGAGCATGCGCATTGCGGCACGTGCGGGCCGGAAACCCGCATGGGACGCGTGTGGCTGTTCGTCAACGCGATCGCGCTGCACAACCTGCCGGAAGGCATGGCGATGGGCGTGTCCTTCGCGCAGGCCGACATGTCAGTCGGGCTGCCGCTGTCGACCGCCATTGCGATTCAGGATATTCCGGAGGGCCTGGCCGTTGCGGTGGCACTGCGGGGGGTGGGCATGTCGCCGTGGAAGGCGGTGGGCATTGCAGCGCTGAGCGGTTTCATGGAGCCGCTCGGCGCGCTGATCGGTCTGGGTCTGTCGAGCAGCTTCGAACTGTTCTATCCGGGCGGCCTCGGGCTGGCTGCCGGCGCGATGATTTTCGTCGTGTCACACGAGGTGATACCGGAAACCCATCGCAACGGCCATCAACGGGCCGCCACGCTGGGGCTGATGGCCGGTTTCATGGTGATGATGGTGCTGGATACCACCCTGGGCTGA
- a CDS encoding FecR family protein, with the protein MSYARHLSTLAAALVMVPLAQAEDPQATPVPTAGRVSYVSGTMYVQTPDNKTRILGRDSSIYNGDVITTEKSTVARIEFGDGSSLALRPRSKVKIDGFAFDEAKPEKDSLLYSLLKGGLRAVTGLIGKRNREGYRASTVTATIGIRGTRFGMLLCDEAEKEDPACIKALEEAKDRKPGEPALVFDVEEGSIEVKNDAGSKTFEVGQAGVVSSKDSAPATLSENPGLDKVLPSSTAARPGPGGLGGSTGLGSDADASCTVQ; encoded by the coding sequence ATGTCTTACGCACGTCACCTCAGCACGCTCGCCGCAGCACTCGTCATGGTGCCGTTGGCCCAGGCCGAAGATCCGCAGGCCACGCCGGTACCCACCGCCGGTCGCGTCAGCTATGTGTCGGGCACGATGTACGTGCAGACGCCCGACAACAAGACGCGCATCCTCGGACGCGATTCGTCGATCTACAACGGCGACGTGATCACGACCGAAAAGAGCACGGTGGCACGGATCGAATTCGGTGATGGCTCGTCGCTGGCGCTGCGCCCGCGCAGCAAGGTGAAGATCGACGGCTTCGCCTTCGACGAAGCCAAACCGGAAAAGGACAGCCTGCTGTACAGCCTGCTCAAGGGCGGCCTGCGCGCCGTGACCGGGCTCATCGGCAAACGCAACCGCGAAGGCTACCGCGCCAGCACGGTCACCGCGACCATCGGCATCCGCGGCACGCGCTTCGGCATGCTGCTGTGCGACGAAGCCGAAAAGGAAGACCCGGCCTGCATCAAGGCGCTGGAAGAAGCCAAGGACCGCAAGCCGGGCGAACCGGCGCTGGTGTTCGACGTCGAGGAAGGCAGCATCGAAGTGAAGAACGATGCCGGATCCAAAACCTTCGAGGTCGGTCAGGCTGGTGTCGTATCGAGCAAGGACAGCGCGCCGGCAACGCTGTCGGAGAACCCCGGGCTGGACAAGGTCCTGCCGTCGTCTACCGCGGCACGTCCCGGGCCGGGCGGGCTGGGCGGCAGCACCGGTCTGGGCAGCGACGCGGACGCCTCGTGCACGGTGCAGTGA